The Myxococcaceae bacterium JPH2 nucleotide sequence AAGAACTGGTCGCCCATGTGCAGCACGTTGGAGCCCACGAAGTACACCACCGTGTCTCCGTCCGTGTGGCCCGCAGGCAGATGCGTCAGGCGGACCTCTTCGCCGTTGAAGTAGAGCGACATGCCCGTGTCGTAGGTGATGACGGGCAGCGCCTCCTTCGACCTGGCGGGCGTCTCGTTGGCCAGGCGCACCCGCACCTCGCGCTGCGCGACGATGCGGCCCTCTCGACCGAAGATGGCGTTGCCGCCCGTGTGGTCGTCGTGCCAGTGGGTGTTCAGCACGTAGACGATGGGCTTCTTGCTCAGCTTGTCGAGCGTGGCGTGGATCTTCTTCGCCAGGGGGGCGAATTGATCATCGACGATGAGCAGGCCATCCGGCCCCGCCGACGCGGCGATGTTCCCACCCGCGCCTTCGATGACGTGGATGTTGCCGGCCACCGGCGTGCTCTTCACCGGCACCTTGCTCGGATCGATTTCGGGCTCTGCCGCCAGCGCCAACGCGGGAACCATCCACAAGACCGCCAAGACGACTCTCATGCACCTGCCCCTCTCGGATGCGAAGAGGCAGCAGCATAAACTCTTGGCTCGCGTTCGCTCAGTCTTGAACATGCGCGCGCATGTGGGAGTTCACCGGGTGACGTCCACCGCGCTGGCCACCGTGTTGCTGCTGCTGAGCGCTGGCGCTCCCGAGACCGACACGCCCTTGCCCCCGGACGCGCCTGTTCGCAACTGGCGCGTGCCGGTGCTCCACACCACGGGGCTCATGCTCGTCATGCGCGGCTCGCTGTCCGTGCTGTATCCGCGCGACTTCGACCCCACCCGCGTGAAGGAGAACCTGCGCCACTTGCGCGACAGCTACTCGCACCCGCCCGAGTTCCGCGCCCACGCGCCCGCGTTCGAGTGGGATGGAGACCCGTGGGTGCTCAACACCGTGGGCCATGGGCTGTTCGGATCCGAGGTCTACCTGCGCACGCGCCAGTGCGGACATGGCGCGCTGCCCTCGCTGCTCACCACGGCGATCGCCTCCACCGTCTGGGAGTACGGCGTGGAGGCCTGGCACAAGCGGCCCTCGGCGCAGGACCTCATCTGGACGCCGCTGGCGGGCGCGCTGCTCGGTGAAGGGCGCTTCCGGCTCCACCACTGGCTGGCCACCTCGGGAGGTGAGCCTCCCGGCGTCGCGCGCACCGTGCTGATGTTCGTGGTGGATCCACTCGGCGAGGCCGAGCGCCGCGTGCTCGACACCGACTGCTGAGCCTCGACTCTGGAGCCGCGCAGCCTGAAGCCCATCAGGGCGCGTGGGCCGCGTCCTCCGACTCGGACGCGTACTCCACGCGAGCCACCGTGTACTCCACCGGGCCTCGCGGTCGCTCCACGCGCACCGAGTCTCCCTCTTCCTTTCCCAGCAGTGCCTTGGCGAGCGGCGACTCCACGCTCAACCGCCCGGACTTCACGTCCGCCTCGTCTGGCCCCACCACGCGATAGCGCGTGCGCGCGCCGTCCTCGTCCTCCAGCTCCACCCACGCGCCGAAGAACACGCGCCCCGCCTGAGAGGGATCCGGCTCCACCACGCGCACCGCATCCAGCGTCGCGAGCAGCTCCCTCGCGCGTCGTTCACGCTCGCGCTGGCGCAGCCCTACCTCCAGCTCTGGGACACTCGCGCGGCCATCGTCCGGCCCCTGCACCGTGGCCAGCTCCGCTTGGAGCGCGCGGTAACCCTCGGGCGTGATGTAGCGCGGCTCGCCGGAGATCGACCGGGGTCGCACGGGAACCACGCCCGGGTCCCCGCCGTCCTCCTTCGTGAATGCCTTCGACATGGCAGCTCCCTTCCCCGGAGATTTCTCAACGGTTCCCGGGATTTGCACCCCTCGCTGCTCGCCCCCTCATCCACGAGTCCGGCGCAATTTTCTGCCCCTTGTGGACTCTGGCAGAATCAGGGGCATGCTCCAGCCTCGTGGCCTGCCTCGCTATGCGCACCGCCTGGCCATCCGCCTGCGCGGCATGCTTCCCGTCTACACCCACGACGTGTCCGAGGGCGGCTTCTGCGCGGACATGCTCCAGCCCGTGAAGCGAGGCAGCCTGCTCGAAGGCGCCATCGTGCTGGGCGCGGAGGAGGTTCCCTTCCAGGGCGAAGTCGTGTGGACGCGGCAGGCCGCGGGCGAGCGCGTGCGGGGGCGCTACGGCGTGCGCTTCACCACCATCCCGGAGGACTTCGGTCGCAGGCTCCAGGAGTACCGGCGCCTGCAAGGTCGGCGGCTGGTGCGCTGGCACACCGCGGAGCGCGCTTCCGGCTCACCCTGAATGCGAGGGGAGGCGCGTGGACTCGCGCCTCCCACTCCGCCGGGAGCGAGCGCCCCCGGGCATCACGCGGGGCTCAGGTCCCGGTGGACGGAGTCGCGGTGGGCGCAGGAGCCGCAGGGGCCGGAGCAGCAGGCGCAGGAGCGGCGGGCGCCGTCGGGGCCTCGGGCGCCGGAGCGGCGGGCACAGGCTGGCTGTCCGTGCTCGGCACGGGCTCGGGCTGGGGCGACTGGCCCACGGGGAGCGCCTGGAACTGGTAGCCGTGCACGCCCTTGGGCAGCACGACCTCGACCAGCGGGTTCTCCTCCAGCAGGACCTTGGACACCTGGAGGCTCAAGCGGCCATCGGCGTCGGTCGTGGCGGACAGCCGCTCGCGCAGCTCACCGCCGAAGACCTTGGCGCCCTGCACGGGCTTGCCCGTCTGCGCGTCCACCACGCGCAGCACCACGAGCTGCCCCTCGGCGGCCTTCGCGGCTCCCGGCTGGGCCACCACGTCCCGGTAGCGGGGGCGCAGCGCGCAGGCGGACAGCAGGGTGATGGAAGCGAGGGCGGCAATCAGCGACGTACGGCGAAGGCTCATGGGGTCATCCAGGCAAGAAAGGGTGCAGCCGGGCGCGGCAGCATAGCCGCCCACCACCAGACTCCAAGCACCAGACGCCATGCACCGAGCCGCTGGCGGCCCCGCCGTGCAGGCCCCCCTCCACCCGGAGTCCCGGCTTCCACCCGGAGCCCCCCTCGGGAGACGCAACGAGGCGCCGCTCCCTTGGATGCGCGGCGACAGGGGCAACGGCGCTTCCGCATCGAGGGGCCCCATCCCC carries:
- a CDS encoding MBL fold metallo-hydrolase; its protein translation is MRVVLAVLWMVPALALAAEPEIDPSKVPVKSTPVAGNIHVIEGAGGNIAASAGPDGLLIVDDQFAPLAKKIHATLDKLSKKPIVYVLNTHWHDDHTGGNAIFGREGRIVAQREVRVRLANETPARSKEALPVITYDTGMSLYFNGEEVRLTHLPAGHTDGDTVVYFVGSNVLHMGDQFFEGKFPFIDLSSGGSVEGYVRNAEQVLKTLPAGAKIIPGHGKLSERADLERFVTMLRETVSLVRAQVAEGKTLEQVKAAGLPPQFKSWGEGYVSQDAWLELLYQSARPKPEVAKDSK
- a CDS encoding DUF3943 domain-containing protein, whose translation is MRAHVGVHRVTSTALATVLLLLSAGAPETDTPLPPDAPVRNWRVPVLHTTGLMLVMRGSLSVLYPRDFDPTRVKENLRHLRDSYSHPPEFRAHAPAFEWDGDPWVLNTVGHGLFGSEVYLRTRQCGHGALPSLLTTAIASTVWEYGVEAWHKRPSAQDLIWTPLAGALLGEGRFRLHHWLATSGGEPPGVARTVLMFVVDPLGEAERRVLDTDC
- a CDS encoding GreA/GreB family elongation factor, which gives rise to MSKAFTKEDGGDPGVVPVRPRSISGEPRYITPEGYRALQAELATVQGPDDGRASVPELEVGLRQRERERRARELLATLDAVRVVEPDPSQAGRVFFGAWVELEDEDGARTRYRVVGPDEADVKSGRLSVESPLAKALLGKEEGDSVRVERPRGPVEYTVARVEYASESEDAAHAP
- a CDS encoding PilZ domain-containing protein, encoding MLQPRGLPRYAHRLAIRLRGMLPVYTHDVSEGGFCADMLQPVKRGSLLEGAIVLGAEEVPFQGEVVWTRQAAGERVRGRYGVRFTTIPEDFGRRLQEYRRLQGRRLVRWHTAERASGSP